A region of Fimbriimonadaceae bacterium DNA encodes the following proteins:
- the pgiA gene encoding Glucose-6-phosphate isomerase, whose product MTGPDVVTTTRSVRDLIRLWQDQQAAERFANQIVYQTYAIEDRDLLYGTTVLQPGRIGDQHFMTRGHFHLRPDRGETVLTLSGKGVLKLMSRSGDRQSEVLSTGSAHRIDGAWAHRVVNTGSEPLVFYVTWMADCGHDYDSITVDSF is encoded by the coding sequence ATGACCGGCCCGGACGTGGTTACCACCACCCGATCGGTTCGGGACCTGATCAGGCTCTGGCAAGACCAGCAGGCTGCCGAACGGTTTGCTAACCAGATCGTTTACCAAACCTATGCGATTGAGGATCGCGATTTGCTTTACGGAACGACCGTGCTTCAACCGGGCCGAATCGGCGATCAGCACTTTATGACCCGCGGGCATTTTCACCTGCGGCCGGATCGGGGCGAAACGGTTTTGACGCTATCCGGCAAGGGCGTATTGAAGCTGATGAGCCGCTCGGGCGACCGTCAGTCGGAGGTGCTAAGCACCGGCTCGGCCCACCGGATCGACGGGGCATGGGCGCATCGCGTGGTCAACACCGGTTCGGAGCCCCTCGTGTTCTATGTCACGTGGATGGCGGATTGCGGCCACGACTATGACTCGATCACGGTTGATTCGTTTTAG
- the lacZ_1 gene encoding Beta-galactosidase has translation MNDWENPSLLGSGKLPPRCTAWPFRTAEEALATEWDQGSLVQSLDGDWKFYWVASPAARLQRFHEVDYDDSRWGELPVPSCWESHGYGIPVYSNVRYPFPADPPLVGSDNPVGAYLCRFEVPREWEGRDVVLRFGGVYSFFYVWVNGQFVGLSKDSKGPAEFRITDFLVPGVNVLAVEVFKYSDGSYLEDQDMWRFGGIFRSVHLLALPTARLEDFNVRAEADGRLHGWTNVAGPESLRVRLRLFDPFGALVLDDPVAPGPFAFRITEPRLWSHETPDLYRLVLELVDGSTSLDIRTCSVGFRTISWQDGVFRLNGAAIKIRGVNRHEHDPETGRTVTRKSMLKDIVLMQSLHINAVRCSHYMNDAYWYNLCDRAGMLVIDEANIESHGMGYDLDKTLGNKPEWEAAHLDRTERLVTCHKNHPSIIMWSLGNEAGSGCNFEATASLVRKRDDSRPIHYERMNEVADVESVMYPTVDAVIEAGKVKPFFLCEYAHAMGNAMGNLEDYWAAMMSSDRCMGGCIWDWVDQGLSRPAFAGSEHGAFAIGGDYDDQPNDGPFCGDGILLADRTWTPKATEVQRVYQPVAFERIDERMIRITNHMAFTAVERLNWVVFVDNDKSQALGGSHLLDLQPGQSHDFTVPMPDCSKAEAAVLHLAVDNVARTTFLVHECQPTLLAGTGSPHADIVELLGPFRFDIFRAFTDNDIWFRKAFLDAGLRRIQLHRQWHNGDWEVSEYIGDKGLGFRQSLRLSGADDALRIDAKFEPIDELPPLPRIGLLFNLSANYQEVKWFGRGPHENYPDRKASADIGWWKTVIDDEKPIYLRPQEFGNREEVRWIKLTDAAGKGLEFRFDRPMAFAVSRYRAEDLDEARHRNGEPRKFIPVQPVDGTLFRIDAATMGLGGASCGPPPLERDIVRATPLEMSMTVRRI, from the coding sequence ATGAATGACTGGGAGAACCCTTCGCTCTTGGGCTCGGGAAAGTTACCGCCGCGCTGCACGGCATGGCCATTTAGGACGGCCGAAGAGGCGCTGGCGACCGAGTGGGATCAAGGCAGCCTCGTGCAATCGCTCGATGGGGACTGGAAGTTCTATTGGGTCGCATCGCCGGCAGCCCGGCTCCAGCGATTCCATGAGGTGGACTATGACGACTCCCGTTGGGGGGAATTGCCGGTACCAAGCTGCTGGGAATCGCACGGCTACGGCATTCCGGTCTACTCGAACGTTCGCTACCCGTTCCCTGCCGATCCTCCGCTGGTTGGCTCGGACAACCCCGTGGGAGCCTATCTTTGCCGTTTCGAGGTTCCCAGGGAATGGGAAGGTCGGGACGTGGTCCTTCGCTTCGGCGGGGTGTACTCCTTCTTCTATGTTTGGGTGAACGGACAGTTCGTCGGCCTAAGCAAGGATAGTAAGGGGCCCGCAGAATTTAGGATTACCGACTTTTTGGTGCCCGGCGTCAATGTCCTTGCCGTCGAGGTCTTCAAGTACTCCGACGGCAGCTACCTGGAGGACCAGGATATGTGGCGCTTCGGCGGTATCTTCCGCTCGGTCCACCTCCTCGCCTTACCAACGGCTCGTCTCGAGGATTTCAACGTCCGGGCCGAGGCGGATGGTCGGCTGCATGGCTGGACGAACGTGGCAGGTCCGGAGTCTTTGCGCGTTCGACTCCGTCTGTTCGACCCCTTTGGAGCGCTTGTCTTGGACGATCCTGTGGCGCCAGGACCGTTCGCATTCCGAATTACCGAGCCACGACTGTGGTCGCATGAAACTCCGGACCTGTATCGCCTGGTGCTCGAGCTGGTGGACGGATCGACATCATTAGATATCCGTACGTGTTCAGTAGGGTTCCGTACGATATCGTGGCAGGATGGAGTGTTTCGCTTGAACGGCGCCGCGATCAAGATCAGGGGCGTCAACCGCCACGAACACGATCCCGAGACCGGAAGGACAGTGACTCGAAAGTCGATGTTGAAGGACATCGTTCTGATGCAGTCGCTCCATATCAATGCCGTTCGGTGCTCTCATTACATGAACGACGCCTACTGGTACAACCTCTGCGACCGCGCGGGAATGCTCGTCATCGACGAAGCGAACATCGAGTCGCACGGGATGGGATACGACCTGGACAAGACGCTTGGCAATAAGCCGGAATGGGAGGCTGCCCACCTGGATCGGACGGAGCGGTTGGTCACGTGTCACAAAAACCACCCCTCGATCATTATGTGGTCCCTTGGCAACGAAGCCGGTTCGGGCTGCAATTTTGAGGCGACCGCATCTTTAGTTCGGAAACGGGATGATTCGAGACCCATCCATTATGAACGGATGAACGAGGTCGCCGACGTCGAGAGCGTGATGTATCCCACCGTCGACGCCGTGATCGAGGCAGGCAAGGTCAAGCCGTTCTTCTTATGCGAGTACGCCCATGCGATGGGAAACGCGATGGGCAACCTTGAGGACTACTGGGCGGCGATGATGAGTTCTGATCGCTGTATGGGCGGTTGTATCTGGGACTGGGTAGACCAGGGGCTCTCCCGGCCGGCGTTTGCCGGTTCGGAGCACGGTGCGTTCGCTATCGGTGGCGACTACGACGACCAGCCCAACGACGGGCCGTTCTGCGGAGATGGGATTCTACTGGCGGACCGAACTTGGACGCCGAAAGCGACGGAGGTTCAGCGGGTCTATCAACCGGTCGCGTTTGAAAGAATTGATGAACGAATGATTCGGATAACGAATCATATGGCATTTACTGCCGTGGAGCGTCTCAATTGGGTGGTGTTCGTTGACAACGATAAGTCCCAAGCCCTTGGCGGGAGCCACTTACTTGATTTGCAGCCTGGACAGAGCCATGACTTCACGGTTCCGATGCCAGATTGCTCCAAGGCGGAGGCTGCCGTTCTACACCTGGCGGTTGACAACGTGGCCAGGACTACCTTTCTCGTTCACGAGTGCCAACCAACGTTACTGGCCGGAACCGGTAGTCCGCATGCGGATATCGTCGAGTTGCTGGGACCGTTCCGCTTCGACATCTTCCGAGCCTTCACCGACAACGACATCTGGTTCCGCAAAGCCTTCCTCGATGCTGGCTTGCGACGGATCCAACTTCATCGCCAATGGCACAACGGCGATTGGGAGGTTTCCGAATACATTGGCGACAAGGGACTTGGCTTCCGGCAGTCGCTTCGGCTCTCAGGAGCGGATGACGCGCTTCGCATCGATGCCAAGTTCGAACCGATCGACGAGCTCCCACCCTTGCCCCGGATCGGACTCCTCTTCAATCTTTCGGCAAACTATCAGGAAGTCAAATGGTTCGGGCGTGGACCGCACGAGAACTATCCCGACCGCAAGGCGTCCGCGGATATCGGGTGGTGGAAGACCGTGATCGACGACGAGAAGCCCATCTACCTACGGCCGCAGGAGTTCGGCAATCGAGAAGAGGTCCGTTGGATCAAGCTCACCGACGCCGCCGGCAAGGGACTCGAATTCCGCTTCGACCGTCCGATGGCCTTCGCGGTGTCGCGTTATCGCGCGGAGGACCTGGACGAAGCCAGACACCGCAACGGCGAGCCCCGCAAGTTCATTCCGGTCCAGCCCGTCGATGGCACCCTCTTTCGCATCGATGCGGCGACCATGGGCCTGGGAGGCGCCAGCTGCGGCCCGCCCCCGCTCGAGCGCGACATCGTGCGGGCGACGCCCCTGGAAATGTCGATGACGGTTAGGCGGATATAG